In one Simkaniaceae bacterium genomic region, the following are encoded:
- the ychF gene encoding redox-regulated ATPase YchF, with translation MAKTSGLACGFVGLPNVGKSTLFNALTKQSIPASNYPFCTIDPNVGIVELPDERLKNLSECSKSHRIIPASVCFVDIAGLVKGAASGEGLGNKFLSNIRETDVIIHVVRCFDNEDVIHVAGTIDPIQDIEVINLELVFADLQMAENALIKMEKQAKANKEAKLGVEALKKAIAHLNLNRPMITLELSDEESASMALLPFLTLKPVIYLANVSEDTLPSMENDYVNQVREYAKPFNSKVVAVCAKLEEELSALDDAEAKEYLQSLGVQETGLHRLIKESFETLGLITFLTTGEVETRAWTVPRNCPAPQAAGKIHTDIEKGFIRAEVVTYADFIKYRSRNAAKEAGVARLEGKEYQVKDGDVILFYHNS, from the coding sequence CTTTGTGGGCCTCCCTAATGTGGGAAAATCCACTCTTTTTAATGCCCTTACTAAACAATCGATTCCGGCATCTAATTATCCCTTCTGTACAATTGATCCCAATGTTGGCATTGTGGAACTTCCCGATGAGCGCCTTAAAAACTTGTCCGAATGTTCCAAATCACACCGCATTATCCCGGCATCCGTCTGTTTCGTTGATATCGCCGGACTTGTCAAAGGAGCGGCTAGTGGCGAAGGTCTTGGGAACAAATTTTTATCCAATATCCGCGAAACCGATGTGATTATCCATGTCGTTCGCTGTTTTGATAATGAAGATGTCATCCATGTCGCCGGAACAATTGACCCGATTCAGGATATTGAAGTGATTAATTTAGAGCTTGTCTTTGCCGATCTACAAATGGCAGAAAATGCCCTTATTAAAATGGAAAAACAAGCTAAGGCAAATAAAGAAGCTAAATTAGGTGTCGAAGCGTTAAAAAAAGCGATTGCTCATCTCAACCTTAACCGCCCAATGATCACACTTGAGCTTTCAGATGAAGAAAGTGCTTCAATGGCTCTGCTCCCCTTTTTAACACTAAAGCCCGTTATCTATCTCGCTAATGTCTCGGAAGACACACTTCCATCCATGGAAAACGATTATGTGAATCAAGTAAGGGAATATGCTAAGCCATTTAATAGTAAAGTGGTCGCCGTATGCGCTAAGCTCGAAGAAGAGCTCTCGGCTCTCGATGACGCTGAAGCCAAAGAATACCTTCAATCTTTAGGTGTCCAAGAAACAGGTCTTCATCGCCTCATTAAAGAATCTTTTGAAACCCTCGGACTGATCACCTTTCTTACAACCGGTGAAGTGGAAACAAGAGCCTGGACAGTCCCTAGAAATTGCCCCGCTCCCCAAGCTGCCGGTAAGATTCACACTGATATTGAAAAAGGTTTTATCCGCGCTGAAGTCGTCACCTATGCCGATTTTATTAAATATAGATCCCGCAATGCCGCCAAAGAAGCCGGTGTTGCTCGTCTTGAAGGCAAAGAATACCAAGTCAAAGATGGCGATGTGATCTTATTCTATCATAACTCATAA
- the sctU gene encoding type III secretion system export apparatus subunit SctU, producing MAEKTEKATPKKLKDARKKGQVAKSKDFPSAFTFIVSISGILMSSSYLYSQLSGYMIEMFSSIKNSQNMGPKIMGMASQAIQVIFDTSIPIMVIVSCIGVLVNFLIIGPLFSMEAMKPDIKKLNPISNIKNMFKIKTFIELLKSILKITGAILLIYGVVHNSLSEIVSTAALPIYGTALVFNDFLVKVIIRVGIFFIAIGLFDLVFQKKNFSKEMKMEKFEVKQEVKDTEGDPHIKSKRRQRAQEIAYQEGPRSTARARTVITNPSTIAVAIEYDPEILPAPKIVTMGKDLVAEEIIKIALDNNIPIMRNIALAHQLYFKCKIGQFVPEDTYETIAEILKWIEELEAEEKAKEKREFLEILEE from the coding sequence ATGGCTGAAAAAACCGAAAAGGCGACCCCCAAGAAGCTGAAAGATGCTCGTAAAAAGGGTCAGGTCGCTAAATCTAAAGATTTTCCTTCTGCGTTCACATTCATTGTCTCCATTTCGGGGATTCTGATGTCATCCTCTTATCTTTACTCACAGCTTTCCGGTTACATGATTGAGATGTTTAGTTCGATCAAAAACTCTCAAAATATGGGTCCAAAGATCATGGGAATGGCCAGCCAAGCCATTCAGGTGATTTTTGACACATCGATCCCAATTATGGTCATCGTTTCTTGTATTGGGGTTCTGGTCAATTTTTTGATCATTGGGCCTTTGTTCTCAATGGAAGCTATGAAGCCCGACATTAAAAAGCTCAACCCGATATCGAACATTAAAAATATGTTCAAAATCAAAACATTTATCGAGCTTCTTAAATCAATTTTAAAAATCACGGGGGCTATCCTTCTCATTTATGGCGTTGTCCATAATTCGCTCTCTGAAATTGTATCAACTGCCGCCTTGCCGATCTATGGAACGGCCTTGGTTTTTAATGACTTTTTAGTTAAAGTCATTATCCGTGTGGGCATTTTTTTCATCGCGATAGGGCTTTTCGACTTAGTTTTTCAGAAAAAGAACTTTTCAAAAGAAATGAAGATGGAAAAATTTGAGGTCAAGCAAGAAGTTAAAGATACCGAGGGTGATCCTCATATCAAAAGTAAACGGCGGCAAAGGGCTCAGGAGATCGCCTATCAAGAAGGACCTCGATCTACAGCGCGTGCAAGAACGGTCATTACAAATCCATCGACCATTGCAGTCGCTATTGAATATGACCCTGAGATTCTTCCCGCTCCCAAAATTGTCACGATGGGAAAAGACTTGGTCGCAGAAGAAATTATTAAAATTGCTTTAGACAATAATATTCCTATTATGCGAAACATTGCCTTAGCACATCAGCTCTATTTTAAGTGTAAAATCGGACAATTTGTCCCGGAAGACACTTACGAGACAATTGCTGAAATCTTGAAATGGATTGAAGAGCTCGAAGCAGAAGAAAAAGCAAAAGAAAAAAGAGAATTTTTGGAGATTTTAGAAGAGTGA